Part of the candidate division KSB1 bacterium genome, ATCATCCTCAGGAAATTCGCAAAGTACATCTCTCCTACCTTGACGCCGGCGCAGATTGTATCACTACGGCAACCTACCAGGCGAGTATTCCCGGTTTCGTAGAACAAGGAATATCAGAAAAGAAAGCCAAATCTCTACTCAAAAAAGCCCTTGAGATTGCATCCGAAGCCAGAGAGCAATATCTCGACAACAGCAAGAATAAGAACCCGTCAAGGATACGTCCTTTGATTGCCGTCAGCATTGGGCCATTCGGAGCCTATCTCGCCGACGGGTCAGAATTTCGAGGAGACTATTCTGTGTCAACTCAAGAACTTCGTTCATTTCATGAATCGAGGTGGGAAATCCTTGCTGATTCATCTGCTGATATTTTTGCATTCGAGACCATCCCTAGTTTCCGGGAGGCTGTGGTCTTACTCGATTTGCTCAAGTCAACTCCCGAGGTCTATGCCTGGATAAGTTTCTCGTGTACGGATGGGATGAGGATAAGTGATGGCACACATCTGGCAGAATGTGCTGAACTATTTGTCAACTGTGAGCAAATCGTCGGGGTCGGTGTGAACTGTACAGCACCGCAATATATCTCTTCGTTAATTAAGCAAGTGCGCCAGGGAGCTCCAGCCAAACCAATTGTGATCTATCCAAACTCCGGAGAAGTCTATGATGAGAA contains:
- the mmuM gene encoding homocysteine S-methyltransferase — encoded protein: MQLSNSQKSPIAAFFKQQGFVLLDGGLATELEKRGHNLNNNLWSASLLINHPQEIRKVHLSYLDAGADCITTATYQASIPGFVEQGISEKKAKSLLKKALEIASEAREQYLDNSKNKNPSRIRPLIAVSIGPFGAYLADGSEFRGDYSVSTQELRSFHESRWEILADSSADIFAFETIPSFREAVVLLDLLKSTPEVYAWISFSCTDGMRISDGTHLAECAELFVNCEQIVGVGVNCTAPQYISSLIKQVRQGAPAKPIVIYPNSGEVYDENRKSWMGSSDLINLGTAAIEWFNLGARLLGGCCRTNPSQIADMRRALLSLQNRKTP